One Onychostoma macrolepis isolate SWU-2019 chromosome 15, ASM1243209v1, whole genome shotgun sequence DNA segment encodes these proteins:
- the get1 gene encoding guided entry of tail-anchored proteins factor 1 isoform X1: protein MAAGFNWFLVLSSVFLCNLVKTLLPSISSFLTKIFQKDADQEMEMRTDIQNMKMELSAISMMDEFARYARLERKINKMTDQLKTLVKSRTAQQAKMKWIVNIVFYILQAALMISLILKYYADPVTVVPSKWIAPLERLVAFPSGIAGGVGITCWLVVCNKVVAIILHAVS, encoded by the exons atggctGCCGGGTTTAACTGGTTCCTTGTACTAAGCTCTGTATTTCTGTGCAACCTCGTCAAAACATTGCTGCCGTCTATTTCTTCATTT cTGACGAAGATCTTCCAGAAGGATGCTGATCAGGAGATGGAGATGAGGACGGATATCCAAAACATGAAGATGGAGCTGTCCGCCATCAGTATGATGGACGAGTTTGCCAGATACGCTAGACTGGAACGCAAGATCAACAAGATGACCGATCAACTGAAGACTCTtg TCAAATCAAGAACTGCACAGCAGGCAAAAATGAAATGGattgtaaatattgtattttacattCTTCAG GCGGCCCTCATGATCTCGCTCATATTGAAGTATTATGCAGACCCGGTCACAGTGGTGCCCAGTAAATGGATTGCTCCACTGGAGAGACTAGTAGCCTTTCCTTCTGGAATTGCAG GTGGTGTTGGAATCACATGCTGGCTAGTTGTCTGCAACAAGGTTGTGGCCATCATTCTACATGCAGTCAGTTAA
- the hmgn1a gene encoding non-histone chromosomal protein HMG-14A-like: MPKRSKANNDTEAAGPKRRSERLQGKPQTPKSEPKPKVKKAPPKGKKAKEVEKAKPEEKKEDPKPETESEDETPAENGETTAEGDNGEAGDEEEKADQKEGAAK, from the exons ATGCCTAAAAGGAGCAAA GCTAACAATGACACTGAAGCAGCTGGG cCCAAGAGGCGGTCCGAGAGACTTCAAGGT AAACCCCAAACGCCAAAGTCTGAGCCCAAGCCAAAAGTGAAG AAGGCACCTCCAAAGGGCAAGAAGGCTAAGGAGGTAGAAAAGGCCAAACCAGAGGAGAAGAAAGAGGACCCAAAGCCAGAGACTGAGTCCGAGGATGAAACTCCTGCGGAGAACGGAGAGACCACAGCCGAG GGGGACAATGGAGAAGCAGGAGACGAGGAGGAAAAGGCTGACCAGAAAGAGGGAGCTgctaaataa
- the get1 gene encoding guided entry of tail-anchored proteins factor 1 isoform X2, which produces MSITDLLLTKIFQKDADQEMEMRTDIQNMKMELSAISMMDEFARYARLERKINKMTDQLKTLVKSRTAQQAKMKWIVNIVFYILQAALMISLILKYYADPVTVVPSKWIAPLERLVAFPSGIAGGVGITCWLVVCNKVVAIILHAVS; this is translated from the exons ATGTCAATCACAGATTTGCTT cTGACGAAGATCTTCCAGAAGGATGCTGATCAGGAGATGGAGATGAGGACGGATATCCAAAACATGAAGATGGAGCTGTCCGCCATCAGTATGATGGACGAGTTTGCCAGATACGCTAGACTGGAACGCAAGATCAACAAGATGACCGATCAACTGAAGACTCTtg TCAAATCAAGAACTGCACAGCAGGCAAAAATGAAATGGattgtaaatattgtattttacattCTTCAG GCGGCCCTCATGATCTCGCTCATATTGAAGTATTATGCAGACCCGGTCACAGTGGTGCCCAGTAAATGGATTGCTCCACTGGAGAGACTAGTAGCCTTTCCTTCTGGAATTGCAG GTGGTGTTGGAATCACATGCTGGCTAGTTGTCTGCAACAAGGTTGTGGCCATCATTCTACATGCAGTCAGTTAA